ACGGTTAGAGCGTTTGAAAACTTCTCGTTCTTCCTATTCTCTGGCTGAAGAACTCGATGCGATTGCCCAGCGATGTGCTGCTTTACCCGTATTGGATTCTCGTTCGCCCGAAACAACAATAGGCTATGACGAATGGGGATTGCCTCAGTGATGGTAATTGACT
The Myxosarcina sp. GI1 genome window above contains:
- a CDS encoding type II toxin-antitoxin system VapB family antitoxin, with amino-acid sequence MPLSIKDNKTDALVRQLAELTGESITEAVFIAVKERLERLKTSRSSYSLAEELDAIAQRCAALPVLDSRSPETTIGYDEWGLPQ